The Desulfobacterales bacterium region TAAACAGCGGCGCGCCGTCATTATTTGCGGGGCGCACACGGCTTAACAACTCGCACTCCTCCGCCACCCAGGACAGTCTGTTTTTTTGCGCCAACTCCTGCTCAAGCCGGTGCGCTAAGGGTACCAGGTACAGAACATCATGGGCTGCGTATTCGAGCATTTCGAGCGGCAAAGGCCTTTGGGACCAATCTTTTTTCTGATATTTTTTATCCAACCGAACGTGAAAGCGATTCATCAGTACGGCTTCGAGGCCCGTTTCCGTAATCCCCAGAAACCGGGACGCCAACTCCGTATCCAGCAGATTGTGAATCTCCATGCCGAAGTCTCTGTAAAGGCTTCGAATATCGTAATCCGCACCGTGAAAAACCTTTTGAATGTCCGGCCGGGCCAATAGCGGTTTGAGAGGGGAAAAGTCAGTGATTCTGAGCGGATCGATAACAAAACTTTCGGATGCGGAGGCCATCTGTATCAGGCATACCTTTTCCCTGAAATGATACATGGAGTCGGCTTCCAGGTCCACGGCAACGGTGGGTTCCGCGGTAAGGCGGTCCGCCATTGTTTCAAGTCCTTCATTCGAATCGATATATTGATAAGCTAGTGATAGGGTTGCTTCCATTTTTTTCCTTGACCGGCAAGGGGATTTCCCATAAGTTTCTGTTTCTTGGTTAAATGCTGAAACCTCGGCAAGCCTGCGCATGAGCGCATAATTTATAAAATAAGCGAGCGAGTATTAAATGATTTCTATAACACTTCCCGACGGCAACATAAAGGAGTTTGATCAGGCACCCAGCGGCATGGATGTCGCCATGTCCATTTCAGAAGGCTTGGCGCGTAATTGTGTGGCAATGCAGATAAATGGCGAGCTTGTTGATTTGAATTCAAAAATACCCGGCGATGCCTCGGTGCGCCTCATCACCACCAAGGACCCGGAAGCGCTCGCTATTCTCAGGCACAGTGCGGCTCATGTCATGGCGCAAGCCATTCTTCGGTTGTATAAGGATGCCAAGCTGACCATCGGCCCGGTCGTGGAAGACGGCTTTTATTATGACATTGATATGGCAACGGTTTCGGAGGAGGATTTCCCGAAGATCGAGGCCGAGATGAAAAAGATCATTCAGGCCAAGCTTCCAGTCACGCGGCGCGTGGTGCCAAAGGCCGAAGCGATCCAATTTTATCAGAATGAGCCCTACAAGCTTGAACTGATAAATGACCTAATAGACGGAAATATTTCATTCTATGAGCAGGGGGAATTTACGGATCTGTGCCGCGGGCCGCATGTACCGCACACCGGGTTTATCAAGGCCGTAAAGCTGATGAAGGTGTCCGGTGCCTATTGGCGGGCCGATGCATCCAAGGCCCAATTACAGCGAATTTACGGAACCGCCTTTTTTGATAAAAAGGAGCTTGCCGTCTATGTTCATCTGATTGAGGAAGCCAAAAAGCGCAACCACCGCAAGCTCGGACAAGCGCTGGACCTTTTCAGTTTT contains the following coding sequences:
- a CDS encoding HRDC domain-containing protein, with protein sequence MEATLSLAYQYIDSNEGLETMADRLTAEPTVAVDLEADSMYHFREKVCLIQMASASESFVIDPLRITDFSPLKPLLARPDIQKVFHGADYDIRSLYRDFGMEIHNLLDTELASRFLGITETGLEAVLMNRFHVRLDKKYQKKDWSQRPLPLEMLEYAAHDVLYLVPLAHRLEQELAQKNRLSWVAEECELLSRVRPANNDGAPLFMKFKGAGRMDSRSLAVLENLLQFRKQIAEKKDRPVFKVLGNKTLQAIAVSKPNTPKQLEKVDGLSGTQLGMYGKTIIELIHEALALPETDLPHYPRQPIESLPAALPRRLKALKEWRDKKAEALNIDPSIICNKALMYAITTINPIDESALATVEGIKEWQKEAFGKDIIQCLKTLRGKKKKQPTGHENSVQPGLLPKAP